The proteins below are encoded in one region of uncultured Desulfovibrio sp.:
- a CDS encoding sodium-dependent transporter yields the protein MAAARDHFSSRLGVLAATLGSAVGLGNIWKFPALVGQNGGASFLALYVLATLCVGLPVMIAELSIGRAGRRNVVEVFRVLAPRSAWWLVGLGAVVSCVVILGYYADVAGWVFAYVVRSASGSVATTDPAVAQASFDALVSSPLESLGWQWLVLLLAGTVIMRGASGGIEKVTRVLMPLLFLLLVGICVRSLLLPGAVEGLRFLFMPQWDRITGDVVLLAMGLAFFKMSVGMGCMLIYGSYFRDDVHIPLMATRVMICDLLVSLLAGIAIFPAVFSFGFEVSQGPALLFMTIPAVFAAIPGGSIFATLFFVLSAIAATGAILSLLEVTVSCLAERFCLSRKRAVPLVLLGLAVVGLPATLSFSSLKGVEVLGYSFFALYDVMSSAFLMPVCAIATSLFVGYAWGREKALAAMGNGASALAVWWLCRTLTPVLIAVVLLHGLGML from the coding sequence ATGGCGGCTGCGCGTGACCATTTTTCATCCCGTCTCGGCGTGTTGGCCGCGACGCTTGGCTCTGCCGTGGGGCTGGGCAATATCTGGAAATTTCCGGCCCTGGTGGGGCAGAACGGTGGCGCTTCCTTTCTGGCGCTGTATGTGCTGGCCACATTGTGCGTGGGCCTGCCGGTCATGATTGCCGAACTGAGCATCGGCCGGGCGGGACGGAGAAATGTGGTGGAGGTTTTTCGGGTGCTGGCGCCCCGCAGCGCCTGGTGGCTTGTGGGGCTGGGCGCAGTGGTGAGCTGCGTGGTTATCCTGGGCTACTATGCCGATGTGGCAGGCTGGGTATTTGCCTATGTGGTCAGGTCGGCTTCCGGCAGCGTGGCCACCACGGACCCGGCCGTGGCGCAGGCCAGCTTTGACGCGCTGGTGAGCAGTCCGCTGGAATCGCTGGGCTGGCAATGGCTGGTACTGCTGCTCGCGGGAACCGTAATCATGCGCGGCGCTTCCGGGGGCATTGAAAAGGTGACGCGGGTGCTCATGCCGCTGCTTTTTCTGCTGCTGGTGGGCATATGCGTGCGCAGTCTGCTGTTGCCCGGCGCCGTGGAGGGGCTGCGCTTTCTTTTCATGCCCCAGTGGGACCGCATTACCGGCGACGTGGTGCTGCTGGCCATGGGCCTGGCCTTTTTCAAGATGTCTGTGGGCATGGGCTGCATGCTCATCTACGGCAGTTACTTCCGGGACGACGTGCACATTCCCCTGATGGCCACGCGCGTCATGATCTGCGATCTGCTGGTGTCGCTGCTGGCAGGCATAGCCATTTTTCCGGCCGTGTTCAGCTTTGGCTTTGAAGTCAGCCAGGGGCCGGCCCTGCTGTTCATGACCATACCGGCGGTCTTTGCCGCCATTCCCGGGGGCAGCATCTTTGCCACGCTGTTCTTTGTGCTGTCGGCCATTGCTGCCACGGGGGCCATTCTCTCCCTGCTGGAGGTGACGGTCTCCTGCCTGGCCGAACGCTTCTGCCTGTCGCGAAAGCGGGCCGTACCGCTGGTACTGCTGGGGCTGGCTGTGGTGGGCCTGCCGGCCACCCTGTCATTCAGCAGCCTGAAGGGGGTGGAGGTACTGGGGTACAGTTTTTTTGCGCTGTATGATGTCATGTCCTCGGCCTTTCTCATGCCGGTATGCGCCATTGCCACCAGTCTCTTTGTGGGCTACGCCTGGGGGCGTGAAAAGGCCCTGGCCGCCATGGGCAACGGTGCCTCAGCCCTGGCCGTATGGTGGCTGTGCCGTACCCTGACGCCGGTGCTGATCGCCGTGGTGCTGCTGCACGGCCTGGGCATGCTGTAG
- a CDS encoding AI-2E family transporter, translated as MPLPPTRFENNAFLGLLFVTSLAFLWMLRPFFDDIFWSVVIALLFTPFYRRVQRWGLGSTTAALLTILLSLALIILPAAYLFYTCASELSQLYQRLSGNQQELLDRLDRLRQALPGVVTWLDQFGYGPEKLKSMISGAAVNISGFLARQTVSIGGGTVNWFIDLAIVLYLGFFLVRDGERIRTLLIRALPFGDHREEMLFARFAQMLRATVRGTLLVAIAQGTLGGIIFALLDIRGPVLWGVIMTLLSLIPVVGAAVIWLPVAGYLLATGEYASGAILMAYGVCVIGLADNVLRPVLVGRDTKLPDFMVLLSTLGGFALFGLDGFITGPVLAVLFVTIWQIFMDEFTGRPPLVTEPSADGTNADGGVGSLHS; from the coding sequence GTGCCACTGCCACCAACACGCTTTGAAAATAATGCCTTTCTGGGGCTGCTGTTTGTCACCTCCCTGGCGTTCCTGTGGATGCTGCGCCCGTTTTTTGACGATATTTTCTGGAGTGTAGTCATTGCACTGCTGTTCACCCCGTTTTACCGGAGGGTGCAGCGCTGGGGGCTGGGAAGCACCACGGCAGCCCTGCTCACCATCCTGCTCAGTCTGGCCCTGATCATTCTGCCGGCAGCCTATCTGTTCTATACCTGCGCCTCGGAGCTGAGCCAGCTGTATCAGCGCCTGTCCGGCAATCAGCAGGAACTGCTGGACAGGCTGGACCGCCTGCGGCAGGCCCTGCCCGGGGTGGTGACCTGGCTGGATCAGTTCGGCTACGGTCCGGAAAAGCTCAAAAGCATGATTTCCGGGGCAGCGGTGAATATCAGCGGTTTTCTGGCCCGGCAGACCGTAAGCATCGGCGGCGGTACGGTAAACTGGTTCATTGATCTGGCCATCGTGCTGTATCTGGGCTTTTTTCTCGTGCGGGATGGGGAGCGTATCCGCACGCTGCTCATCCGTGCTCTGCCTTTCGGCGACCATCGCGAGGAAATGCTCTTTGCCCGCTTTGCCCAGATGCTGCGGGCCACCGTACGCGGAACGCTGCTGGTGGCCATTGCCCAGGGCACGCTGGGCGGCATCATCTTTGCGCTGCTGGATATTCGCGGTCCGGTGCTCTGGGGCGTCATCATGACGCTGCTTTCCCTCATTCCCGTGGTGGGGGCCGCCGTGATCTGGCTGCCTGTGGCCGGCTACCTGCTGGCCACGGGAGAATACGCATCCGGGGCCATTCTCATGGCCTACGGTGTCTGCGTCATCGGTCTGGCAGACAATGTGCTGCGGCCCGTTCTGGTGGGCCGCGACACCAAGCTGCCCGACTTCATGGTGCTGCTGTCTACCCTGGGCGGTTTTGCACTGTTCGGCCTGGACGGCTTTATCACCGGTCCGGTGCTGGCCGTGCTTTTTGTGACCATCTGGCAGATATTTATGGATGAATTCACCGGCCGTCCTCCCCTGGTGACAGAGCCTTCCGCCGACGGCACCAACGCGGACGGCGGCGTGGGGAGCCTGCACTCCTGA
- the gluQRS gene encoding tRNA glutamyl-Q(34) synthetase GluQRS, translating to MPAEESLPVAQKGEQPVLPVRGRLAPSPTGQIHLGNAWAFLLAWWAARSAGGKVVLRLEDIDPQRARPAFSRQLLEDLLWLGLDWDEGPRLAPDGSLHDDGPHAPYEQSRCGALYAAALQRLEAGGRVYPCFCTRKELRALAGAPHVDDRGAPYPGTCRHLSDAQRAALLAQGRRACLRFRGNGEAIVFQDILQGRQCARLEDCGGDFALQRSDGVVAYQLAVAVDDGRMGITQVVRGRDILPSTPRQIALLRFLGYQNPVYAHIPLLCDSEGQRLAKRHRSLSVQALRAEGVPAARCVGLLAWLAGCNPDGRDMTPAEGLAHFCLAALPRHDLLLDGDMLDWLRHGKARHGAAGVRC from the coding sequence ATGCCCGCTGAAGAAAGCCTGCCGGTTGCGCAAAAAGGGGAGCAGCCTGTTCTGCCTGTGCGCGGGCGTCTTGCCCCCAGCCCCACGGGGCAGATACACCTGGGCAATGCCTGGGCCTTTCTGCTGGCCTGGTGGGCGGCCCGGTCCGCCGGTGGCAAGGTGGTGCTGCGTCTGGAGGATATTGATCCGCAGCGGGCAAGGCCAGCGTTTTCCCGTCAGCTGCTGGAGGACCTGCTCTGGCTGGGGCTGGACTGGGATGAAGGGCCGCGCCTGGCCCCTGACGGCAGCCTGCATGACGATGGCCCGCATGCTCCGTATGAGCAGAGCCGCTGCGGCGCGCTGTATGCCGCGGCGTTGCAGCGGCTGGAGGCCGGAGGCCGTGTGTATCCCTGCTTCTGCACGCGCAAGGAGCTGCGCGCCCTGGCTGGCGCCCCGCATGTGGATGACAGGGGCGCCCCGTATCCCGGCACCTGCCGGCATCTGAGTGACGCACAGCGGGCGGCCCTGCTGGCACAGGGTCGCCGGGCCTGCCTGCGCTTTCGGGGAAACGGGGAGGCCATTGTCTTTCAGGATATCTTGCAGGGCCGGCAGTGCGCTCGCCTGGAAGACTGCGGCGGGGATTTTGCCTTGCAGCGTTCCGACGGAGTGGTGGCCTACCAGCTGGCCGTGGCGGTGGATGATGGCCGCATGGGCATTACCCAGGTGGTGCGCGGGCGGGATATTTTGCCCTCCACGCCGCGCCAGATTGCCCTTTTGCGTTTTTTGGGCTATCAAAACCCTGTATACGCGCATATTCCGCTGCTGTGCGACAGTGAAGGACAACGGCTGGCCAAGCGCCATCGCAGTCTGTCGGTGCAGGCATTGCGCGCGGAAGGGGTGCCGGCTGCCCGCTGTGTGGGGCTGCTGGCCTGGCTGGCCGGCTGTAATCCCGACGGCCGCGACATGACGCCGGCGGAAGGTCTGGCACATTTTTGTCTGGCAGCCTTGCCGCGCCATGATCTGCTGCTGGATGGCGACATGCTGGACTGGCTGCGGCACGGGAAAGCCCGCCATGGAGCGGCGGGCGTGCGGTGCTGA
- a CDS encoding rhodanese family protein: MLPILSPAEAYQRFQNGEVRLVDIREVEELEALSVPGAQVLPLSLLRYVQADPGGEQDKPVVFMCNSGRRTSDNSDLLERVAGGPAWQVSGGVAGWVEAGLPVRRGKGKRRLPMARQIQIGAGSLVLLGLLGSLVVPAFALLSAFVGAGLIFAGVTGFCGMALLLQKMPWNRD, translated from the coding sequence ATGCTGCCGATCCTTTCTCCCGCCGAGGCGTACCAGCGTTTTCAGAACGGAGAAGTCCGCCTTGTGGACATTCGCGAGGTTGAGGAACTGGAAGCGCTCTCTGTGCCCGGTGCTCAGGTGCTTCCCCTGTCGCTGCTCCGTTACGTGCAGGCCGATCCCGGCGGGGAGCAGGATAAACCGGTTGTTTTCATGTGCAATTCCGGCAGGCGCACCAGCGACAACAGCGATCTGCTGGAACGTGTGGCCGGAGGACCGGCCTGGCAGGTGTCCGGCGGGGTCGCCGGCTGGGTGGAAGCCGGCCTGCCTGTCCGGCGGGGCAAGGGTAAAAGGCGTCTGCCCATGGCCCGCCAGATTCAGATCGGCGCCGGATCGCTGGTGCTGCTGGGTCTGCTGGGCTCGCTGGTGGTTCCGGCCTTTGCGCTGCTGAGCGCTTTTGTGGGGGCCGGTCTCATCTTTGCCGGGGTGACCGGTTTTTGCGGCATGGCGCTGCTGCTGCAGAAAATGCCCTGGAACAGGGACTAG
- a CDS encoding NlpC/P60 family protein, whose amino-acid sequence MHKILLLLSLFCVAGLLSGCGSRQVDDTEYMHARYRQNYIEALHLEDADRENRDVSDGSQNFTVSPVRGRQVVSRAQSAIGTPYVPGGRNPGGFDCSGLVQWAYQSVGVKLPRTAREQSLVGKRITNIENMRAGDIVAFRHPRRGYHTGIYVGDGKFVHSPRRRTRVRINSLSDPYYHETFLGARRLPGNAAGMDLVAQVEDRMKQYSGERTAREAKKARTRVSKEKSRPETRKSKARSRATKDTGRSRVGKDKSRAGVSKAKARPETRKARAGSRAGKAKARTQASKSKARTQASKSTARAKAGKAKAPQAAASKARSGSKKQAGSSRNSSKKRKDK is encoded by the coding sequence ATGCACAAAATTCTGCTACTGCTGAGCCTTTTTTGCGTGGCCGGGCTGCTGTCCGGCTGCGGTTCGCGGCAAGTGGATGATACCGAATACATGCACGCCCGCTACCGTCAGAATTATATAGAGGCCCTGCATCTGGAAGATGCGGACCGCGAGAACAGGGACGTGAGCGACGGCAGCCAGAACTTTACGGTTTCGCCGGTACGGGGGCGCCAGGTCGTGAGCCGTGCCCAGTCGGCCATTGGTACGCCCTATGTGCCGGGAGGACGCAATCCCGGCGGCTTTGACTGTTCCGGGCTGGTGCAGTGGGCCTATCAGAGCGTGGGCGTCAAACTGCCCCGCACGGCCCGTGAGCAGTCGCTGGTGGGCAAGCGCATCACCAATATCGAAAACATGCGCGCCGGTGACATTGTGGCCTTCCGCCATCCCCGTCGGGGATACCACACAGGCATCTACGTGGGCGACGGCAAATTTGTGCACAGTCCGCGTCGGCGCACACGGGTACGCATCAATTCCCTTTCCGATCCCTACTATCATGAGACCTTTCTGGGGGCGCGTCGTCTGCCGGGCAATGCTGCCGGCATGGACCTAGTGGCCCAGGTGGAAGACCGCATGAAGCAGTATTCCGGCGAGCGCACGGCACGAGAAGCCAAGAAGGCCCGTACCCGGGTCAGCAAGGAAAAATCCCGCCCGGAAACCCGCAAGTCCAAGGCGCGTTCCCGGGCCACCAAGGATACAGGGCGCTCGCGAGTCGGCAAGGACAAATCCCGCGCTGGGGTCAGCAAGGCCAAGGCCCGCCCGGAAACACGAAAGGCCCGGGCAGGCTCCCGGGCCGGCAAGGCCAAGGCCCGAACACAGGCCAGCAAATCGAAAGCCCGAACACAGGCAAGCAAGTCCACAGCCAGGGCAAAGGCCGGCAAGGCCAAGGCCCCACAGGCGGCCGCATCCAAGGCGCGCTCCGGCAGCAAAAAACAGGCAGGTTCTTCTCGCAACTCCTCCAAAAAACGGAAAGACAAGTAA
- the folE2 gene encoding GTP cyclohydrolase FolE2 encodes MEDVQRHAPQVALSIDTVGVRGITLPLLVRDRAEGSRQTVARVDMGVDLPSSFKGTHMSRFVEALEQWNETISYQSVRRLLATIKERLEARRAYVHFSFPYFVRKNAPSSGSPGVVSYDCRLTGELSDEGQVFVLDVAVPVMTVCPCSKAISREGAHSQRTMVHLSVRMRHFCWIEDFIEIAEAAGSSPVYTLLKREDEKYVTEHAFAQPTFVEDVVRNVAQSLMDHGQITWFRVEVESMESIHSHNAFACIERTLPE; translated from the coding sequence ATGGAAGACGTACAGAGGCACGCGCCGCAGGTGGCGCTGAGCATAGATACCGTGGGGGTGCGTGGCATCACGCTGCCGCTGCTGGTGCGCGACCGCGCCGAGGGCAGCCGCCAGACCGTGGCCCGTGTGGACATGGGCGTGGATTTGCCCAGCTCCTTCAAGGGAACGCACATGAGCCGCTTTGTGGAAGCGCTGGAACAGTGGAACGAGACCATCAGCTACCAGTCGGTGCGGCGTCTGCTGGCAACCATCAAGGAACGACTGGAGGCACGCCGGGCCTATGTGCACTTCAGTTTTCCCTATTTTGTGCGCAAGAACGCGCCGTCGTCCGGCAGTCCGGGCGTGGTATCCTACGACTGCCGCCTTACCGGCGAGCTGTCCGATGAGGGGCAGGTCTTTGTGCTGGACGTGGCTGTGCCGGTGATGACGGTCTGCCCCTGCTCCAAGGCCATCAGCCGCGAGGGGGCGCACAGCCAGCGGACCATGGTGCACCTTTCCGTCAGGATGCGGCACTTCTGCTGGATCGAGGATTTCATCGAAATAGCCGAGGCGGCCGGCTCCTCTCCGGTGTATACCCTGCTCAAGCGCGAAGACGAAAAATACGTGACCGAGCATGCCTTTGCCCAGCCTACCTTTGTGGAGGACGTGGTGCGCAACGTGGCTCAGAGCCTCATGGATCACGGGCAGATCACCTGGTTCCGCGTGGAGGTGGAGAGCATGGAGTCCATCCACAGCCATAATGCCTTTGCCTGCATCGAACGCACGCTGCCGGAATAG
- the nikR gene encoding nickel-responsive transcriptional regulator NikR, with protein MGKLTRFGVSLDEDLLEPFDALCRRKEYGNRSEAIRDLIRKALVEDEWTSQGDAPVAGTLTLVYDHHRNDLARRLMNMQHDDHDIIVTTMHVHLDHHNCLEVLVLKGDSGRVRTLADRLLSCKGVKHGTFSGTTTGQDLA; from the coding sequence ATGGGCAAGCTGACGCGCTTTGGTGTTTCGCTGGACGAGGACCTGCTGGAACCCTTTGACGCCCTGTGCCGGCGCAAGGAATACGGCAACCGGTCCGAGGCTATCCGCGACCTTATCCGCAAGGCGCTGGTGGAAGATGAATGGACAAGCCAGGGGGACGCCCCCGTGGCAGGCACGCTCACCCTGGTCTACGATCATCATCGCAACGATCTGGCCCGGCGGCTCATGAATATGCAGCATGATGACCACGACATCATCGTGACCACCATGCATGTGCATCTTGATCATCACAACTGCCTTGAAGTGCTGGTACTCAAGGGCGATTCCGGTCGCGTGCGTACCCTGGCCGACCGCCTGCTTTCCTGCAAGGGGGTCAAGCACGGCACCTTCAGCGGCACCACAACAGGACAGGACTTGGCCTGA
- a CDS encoding 50S ribosomal protein L11 methyltransferase: MEVCGRHWLLQRAANLEELWEAMTEDPRNFEDERLPYWTELWPSSIVLAQWLEQRRGEIAGRPCLDMGCGLGLTALVGQFLGARVLALDYEAEAVRFAAGNAEVNGVHPAPLWAVMDWRHPAVRRGSVARIWGGDIMYEKRFVAPLMRFLEHALAPDGVAWVAEPGRTVYEAFLQALHGGGWEGRRVFGATVAPLYAQPVPVTVQVWEISRRRVLR; the protein is encoded by the coding sequence GTGGAGGTCTGCGGGCGGCACTGGCTTTTGCAGCGTGCGGCCAATCTTGAGGAACTGTGGGAGGCCATGACCGAGGACCCCCGCAATTTCGAGGATGAGCGCCTTCCCTACTGGACCGAGCTGTGGCCGTCGAGCATTGTGCTGGCCCAGTGGCTGGAGCAGCGGCGCGGGGAAATCGCCGGTCGTCCCTGTCTGGACATGGGCTGCGGTCTGGGGCTGACAGCCCTGGTGGGGCAGTTTCTGGGAGCGCGTGTGCTGGCCCTGGACTACGAGGCGGAAGCCGTGCGCTTTGCCGCCGGCAATGCCGAGGTCAATGGCGTGCATCCGGCGCCGCTCTGGGCCGTCATGGACTGGCGGCATCCTGCCGTGCGCCGGGGCAGCGTGGCGCGCATCTGGGGCGGCGACATCATGTATGAAAAGCGTTTTGTGGCGCCGCTCATGCGTTTTCTGGAGCATGCCCTGGCGCCGGATGGCGTGGCCTGGGTGGCGGAGCCTGGGCGTACGGTTTACGAGGCCTTTTTGCAGGCCCTGCACGGCGGCGGCTGGGAAGGGCGGCGCGTTTTCGGCGCCACGGTGGCGCCGCTGTATGCCCAGCCCGTTCCCGTTACCGTCCAGGTCTGGGAAATTTCCCGCCGGCGCGTGCTCCGCTGA
- a CDS encoding CvpA family protein, with product MGQDIFDVIIVLVLVFFSIRGFLNGFVGEVAGLLSLVGGFWAAHRFHPLLSEHLQFIAEPAWRHIASYVLIFVGVVLLVGILARILQKVLSFSFVTWVDRLSGGLLGLAKGVLLCSVVLLLLQKLLGDMPFLQHSRALPYFTSLIEQIRAWLPPDLVSRFNF from the coding sequence ATGGGACAGGATATCTTTGACGTCATCATCGTGCTGGTGCTGGTATTCTTCAGCATCCGCGGCTTTCTGAACGGCTTTGTGGGAGAAGTGGCCGGCCTGCTGTCGCTGGTGGGTGGCTTCTGGGCGGCACACCGCTTTCACCCCCTGCTGTCGGAGCATCTGCAATTCATTGCCGAGCCGGCCTGGCGGCACATCGCCTCCTATGTACTCATCTTCGTGGGAGTGGTGCTGCTGGTAGGCATTCTGGCGCGCATCCTGCAAAAAGTGCTTTCCTTCAGCTTTGTCACCTGGGTGGACCGCCTTTCCGGCGGCCTGCTGGGACTGGCCAAGGGTGTGCTGCTCTGTTCCGTGGTGCTGCTGCTCCTGCAGAAGCTGCTGGGCGACATGCCCTTCCTCCAGCATTCGCGCGCCCTGCCCTACTTTACATCACTTATCGAACAGATACGGGCCTGGCTGCCGCCGGACCTTGTTTCCCGCTTCAACTTCTAG
- the mazG gene encoding nucleoside triphosphate pyrophosphohydrolase produces the protein MEKNALQQLQDVLDRLIADDGCPWDKTQTPQSLTEYIIEESHELVSAIRYGSDDDVREELGDVAFLLIFVARLYERQGKFSLDDALANNAAKMIRRHPHVFADAHFATQDEQLKTWEQIKRTEHAAEDGKPKGLFDSLPDSLPPLTKAYRIHSKAARVGFTWDEDEEVEQQVEAEWLEWLDASAGTDQEAQKHELGDLLFSIAELGRRKGIKASEALDFANARFLKRFARMEELARQQGRDLPDMTLDEKDELWNQAKAEEKPQGAE, from the coding sequence ATGGAAAAAAATGCTCTTCAACAGTTGCAGGACGTTCTCGACCGTCTCATCGCCGACGACGGCTGCCCGTGGGACAAGACCCAGACCCCGCAAAGCCTGACAGAATACATCATCGAGGAAAGCCACGAGCTGGTCAGTGCCATCCGCTACGGCAGTGACGACGACGTGCGCGAAGAACTGGGCGACGTGGCCTTTCTGCTGATCTTTGTTGCCCGCCTGTACGAACGGCAGGGCAAGTTTTCTCTGGATGACGCCCTGGCCAACAATGCCGCCAAGATGATCCGCCGCCATCCGCATGTCTTTGCGGATGCCCACTTTGCCACGCAGGACGAACAGCTCAAGACCTGGGAACAGATCAAGCGCACCGAGCATGCGGCGGAGGACGGCAAGCCCAAGGGCCTGTTTGACAGCCTGCCCGACAGCCTGCCCCCCCTGACCAAGGCCTACCGCATCCATTCCAAGGCGGCCCGTGTGGGCTTTACCTGGGATGAGGATGAAGAGGTGGAACAGCAGGTGGAAGCCGAATGGCTGGAATGGCTGGATGCCTCTGCCGGCACGGATCAGGAAGCCCAGAAGCACGAACTGGGCGACCTGCTGTTCAGCATTGCCGAACTGGGGCGCCGCAAGGGCATCAAGGCCAGCGAGGCACTGGACTTTGCCAATGCCCGCTTTCTCAAGCGCTTTGCCCGCATGGAAGAACTGGCCCGCCAGCAGGGCCGTGACCTGCCCGACATGACCCTGGACGAAAAGGACGAACTCTGGAACCAGGCCAAGGCGGAAGAAAAGCCGCAGGGTGCCGAGTAG
- a CDS encoding TRAP transporter substrate-binding protein yields MGFRRVLSLVLAALFLWTTSASAAEIYRVAVGDPEDSEQGYAAKAFKKYMEEKSGGKVEVQLFFGGSLGDESEVFRNVQKGSQPFAVGGIANLVPFEKRLGILTLPYLFDNLDEVVAGTTGKPAELLNSYATKAGFRVLCWTYTDFRYISNSKHPIKKMADIADLKFRVPQSAVLIASYKAFGGSPTPISWAETFTALQQGVVDGQCYGYIGFEAMKFLEANQKYLTEVHYTYQLQPIVMSERVYRKMKPEMKKLVVDAGLYAQNEVLKYQKEYGAIAKKNLIAAGLQVDQLEDEELWKKAAMEKVWPEMADFVGGKAAINAYLKACGKPEWK; encoded by the coding sequence ATGGGGTTTAGAAGAGTTCTCTCCCTGGTTTTGGCCGCGCTGTTTCTGTGGACCACCAGCGCCTCCGCAGCAGAAATCTACCGTGTGGCCGTAGGCGACCCTGAAGATTCCGAACAGGGCTATGCCGCTAAGGCCTTCAAGAAGTACATGGAAGAAAAGTCCGGCGGCAAAGTCGAAGTGCAGCTGTTCTTCGGCGGCAGCCTCGGTGACGAAAGCGAAGTCTTCCGCAATGTGCAGAAGGGGTCCCAGCCCTTTGCCGTGGGCGGCATTGCCAACCTGGTGCCCTTTGAAAAGCGCCTCGGCATCCTGACGCTGCCCTACCTCTTTGACAATCTGGACGAAGTGGTGGCCGGAACCACCGGCAAGCCCGCCGAACTGCTGAACAGCTATGCCACGAAGGCCGGCTTCCGCGTGCTGTGCTGGACCTATACGGACTTCCGCTACATCTCCAACTCCAAGCATCCCATCAAGAAGATGGCCGACATCGCGGACCTGAAGTTCCGCGTGCCCCAGAGCGCCGTGCTGATCGCCTCCTACAAGGCCTTCGGCGGCAGCCCGACCCCCATTTCCTGGGCCGAAACCTTTACCGCCCTGCAGCAGGGTGTGGTGGATGGTCAGTGCTACGGCTACATCGGCTTTGAAGCCATGAAGTTCCTGGAAGCCAACCAGAAGTACCTGACCGAAGTGCACTATACCTATCAGCTCCAGCCCATCGTCATGAGCGAGCGCGTCTACCGCAAGATGAAGCCCGAAATGAAGAAGCTCGTGGTTGACGCCGGCCTGTACGCCCAGAACGAAGTGCTGAAGTACCAGAAGGAATACGGCGCCATCGCCAAGAAGAACCTCATCGCTGCCGGCCTGCAGGTTGACCAGCTGGAGGACGAAGAACTGTGGAAGAAGGCCGCCATGGAGAAGGTCTGGCCCGAAATGGCCGACTTCGTGGGCGGCAAGGCCGCTATCAACGCCTACCTCAAGGCGTGCGGCAAGCCCGAATGGAAGTAA
- a CDS encoding TRAP transporter small permease subunit → MKKFISALLDHFESYLCQLLLVFFVVVVFMQIILRALNMSLPWTEEIARFAFLWFILFGACYATRLCALNRVTVQFMNAPKWLSDLCLLLSDIAWFIFSLIMAYEGYRAVMDLREFPYATPALDWDLGMVYLVFPLSFLLMAIRIVQVNVMKFILHIEIADPDQESVKESQSALLGDEDSQNEGGKA, encoded by the coding sequence GTGAAAAAGTTCATCTCCGCCCTTCTTGACCACTTTGAAAGCTATTTGTGTCAGCTTTTGCTGGTGTTCTTTGTTGTGGTCGTCTTCATGCAGATTATTTTGCGTGCCCTTAACATGTCCCTGCCGTGGACCGAAGAAATCGCCCGTTTTGCCTTTTTGTGGTTTATTCTTTTTGGTGCCTGTTACGCCACACGTTTGTGCGCCCTGAATCGCGTGACCGTTCAGTTCATGAATGCCCCCAAGTGGCTGTCCGATCTCTGTCTGCTGCTCAGTGATATTGCCTGGTTCATTTTCAGCCTCATCATGGCATATGAAGGCTACCGCGCCGTCATGGACCTGCGTGAATTCCCCTACGCCACCCCGGCCCTGGACTGGGACCTGGGCATGGTCTACCTTGTTTTCCCGTTGAGCTTCCTGCTCATGGCCATTCGCATCGTTCAGGTGAACGTCATGAAGTTCATCCTGCACATTGAAATTGCCGACCCGGACCAGGAATCCGTCAAGGAAAGCCAGAGTGCCCTGCTCGGCGATGAAGACTCCCAAAATGAAGGAGGCAAGGCCTGA